The segment AAACAATACCATATGGATGCGAAGGACATCTTAGGATTGCCTAAAAATGGACCTTTAATGTCCCAAGAGAAGAAATCGAGGCCTcagaaagagtctcaaaggaaACCTGATGGCATTTCGCGAGAAGTGAGTTTGTTATTCCTCTTATTTTTCCTCATACTGTGCATTGTAGGGCTCGGGAGTTGCTGATTTCCTTTTTTGGGTTTTCAGGTTTATGCACTTACAGGTGGTATTGCACCTCTTATGCCTTCTATTGATATAAATCAGCTGAAAAAGCGAGCTCTTTCGGAGTCCGAAAAGGTTCATTTGCttaattttgattctttttatgttttgtttttgagCTAATACTTGTGCTGTTGGGTAGAATTGTAAGTTGTAGCTCCGACATTGTTAAATagttaaatgttataaggaaTGCTTTGAATACTGAACCTCATTAGAGCTGGATCAGTACAAGAGTTGCTCACCTTAAATAAGTTAGGATTGAGACTTAATTGGAGTATTGTGAATACTAGGTGGAGATGAGATTGAGGTATCATACTTTGCATAAAAGTAACCAGAAATCCATGATTGTTGGATTGACAATACCTTTGCTTCTCCCTGCCCACTTCTTTTTAAGCATCTGGTTTTTGCTTTGACAATAAGCAATTCTCATAGCTGGTGTCATAAAAAAAACTCGTTGTAGCTGTGATActccattttcttttgttttgagGTGTCGAGTCATTACATGATTGTTGTCATCCATGGAGCTTTGTCTCATGGACTTCTTCTTTTGTCTCTGTTGAAATTCCTTGCTAATGGTTATGGTATGCACTCAGAGAAGCATGAAAGTAGCTATAAACTTTAGAATATTTGGATAAAAACTATGTTGAATGAAGAATAGAAGAGAGTTGGaccaaaatgataatttttattcattaaaacatTACATGAATATTTCTACACCGCATATACAGCATAGAAGAAGAGCTTCCTATCTTTTCTCCAGAATGGTTTAGCGACATGAAAATAAGCAATGCAGTATAATTCTAACCTATTATATTTGCTTTTGGGACTAAGTTGATGTGCAGTTCCAGCTAATCGCAAATCCTCACAACTTATTTTCAATAGTAGGTCATCTGGATATCTTCTTTGTATCACCCTAACTAAGTTTTGTTTCGCTAGTGGATGTTTCTTAATGGTGCTTCTTCTTGATGTTAAGAGAAGCTAATAAATTCTTCTAACTTTCCATTCAGATTACGTGGCAATGGCTTCCATTCACAAGTTCTGCTAGAAAAGATAACTTACAGCTTTATCATTGGGTATGTGTCACTACTGATCTAGAATCTGCTTAAAGTAACTGACAACCATCCACTCATGAAACTCATTTGGCTTTGATAAATCCCAGGTCAGAGTTGTTAATGGTGTTCCGCCTACAGGTGACTATTCGTTTGCAAAGTATAATAAGGTATATCATGGATTCTTCTTGTTCCTGAGGGTTCTTCTATATATGGTTTTAAATCTACTCTGTCTTATGGCTGCAGTCGGTGGATGTGATCGAGTACACAGATGAGGAGTATGAGAAGTTCTTGTCCAATCCTGTAAGTATCAAAATAGTATCTGAAGTTAGATGTGTTATCTACTTGGCAAGAGGCAATATCAAGAATCATcagctttattttttttgagttgaACTTAAAACTCTATCAGAATCTTGAAATAGCACTCTCACTGTAGTCATTTATTGAATGACTGTTAATATAATGTCATGCAGTTACCCAATTGTGACATTTATTTTGTAGCTTTTGCAGAAATATTTTCAATTGCTTGATGTGATATGAATTATCTTGCTACTGATATTCATATTCTATCTTTGTTGATATCCTTCAGCAACTTACAAAgatatcatttttatctttgttgAGATCTGTTATTGGATTGTGCTTGTAATCTCCATGTGTTCTGCCTTGTCAGGACAGATGCTTATGTCATTGGAAGGGATTAGTTATTATCTCTTCAATTCCTTATATCTTTTTGAACTCACTCACTTATTCTCACATGTTAGTCATGGACGAAGGAAGAGACGGATCAATTATTTGACCTGTGCAAGAGGTTTGATCTCCGTTTTGTTATCATAGCTGATAGGTTCCCTTCAAATCGTACAATTGAGGAATTGAAGGACCGTTATTACAGTGGTATTCTACAATGCTCGTTGTTTATTAATTGCTTAAACTAATTTAGCTTTTACTGTTTATATGATTAGTAACTccaaatatctttttattttcatgatggTTTTGGACCTCGTCGTGTGTAGTGTCTCGTGCTATTACAATTGCTAGGGCTCCATCTCCTGCCGATGTTGCTGGACATCCCCTTGTTAAGGTCAGTTAACAGTTGTGGTTTTCTCAACtgagctattttttttttctgattttcttctttggagcaAGACCACCTCCTTACCCCACTTCCTTCTCCAAGTTTATGTCCTCAACTGGTGTTTTGATCTATAAATTTCAGTTTCTTGTGGTATTTCTAACTTTTTTCTTACAATACCATAGCAGCCTTACAATGCTTCACAAGAGGTTGAGCGAAAACGTGCACTGTCGATGGTGCTCTCACAAACAAAGCATCAGGAGCGTAGGGATGCAGAGGTATGTTTATACTGTTTCTTATCGTCCTAGTTTCTCTTTCTAAATGAATGATCTCCTCGATGAAATTTGGACATCATCATACGCACAACTGTATATGTCGTAGCTCTTAAATGGAGCCTCTTGCTAACCCATTGCATAATTATAtgtatttgtttgttttgttctttctaaatCAGTAACCTGCCCTTCGAACCTTGGTCTTAGGTTCTTGCTGCAGCAAAAAGAATATCCGAATCACGAAAAGCTGCTAAGGTAAGAGTCCTATAGCTACTTTTACCTGGAACGTTCTTCCAGGGAACATAAGAGTTATTGGATGTCCTTTACCctgtttattattttgaaaaaccagCACTAACCAAGTTATTGCATGTTCTCAGGCCGCTGAAGAAACAGAACTTCCCGATGTGTCAGATGCTGCTCCTGAAGGTGCTGAAAAGGCTGGTATTGATGTAATATCAACCTCTCCAAATGCTCAATTACCCTCTGGCATTGCTGCACCTCCAGTGTCAGAGACTGCTTCCACTTTGGCTTCTCTTCGCATGGTATGTTTGAGGATAAGatttcttctatctacttcctATCATTCTTTCCTGCTTATAGTAAAAAACATCGAAGTTCCTTCAACTTGGACGATTCAGTCACTTTCCTTCATCTTTATAGGTCATGTGTACATTGTGAGGATTTTATTGTAGTTTGCAGTATATATAAGCTTTGTTACAGTCTATAGAATGTCAAAGGGAAGATGTGAGTTGACTAGGATTTGAGACTCCTGCAGGGAGCTATTTTAGTAAGTATTGGGTCCATTTGTTATAGAAACTTTTATTCCTTTTAAGGAAAAAATCTGATCTTCAGAAGGCCCGACTAGTTCCTTATTAGCTCAAACTAATATTGTGGCAAAAGCCAAAATACTTTGAATCATATCTGTGTAATATCAAATATCGATCTACTCACTAACTGAAAACTTTCAGCTGCGCGTGTATTTGAGAACATATGGACTGGAGCAAATGGTCCAAGCTGCGAGCTCTTCAGCTGGACTCCGGACAATCAAACGGGTTGAACAAACTTTACAAGACCTTGGGGTTTGTTTCTTCTTTATAGtacatttcttttgttgtatatGTACTTTGGAACCACTGGCTTTATCCTGGGCCAGATTTTTAACATGTCATCAGAGGTGCAATCTCAGCTGTCTAATGATCAGGACTTGTGTTGTTGGGGTGCCATTTTACATGTGGATCAAGTTCTATTACGTGAAATCTCAGCTATCTGATTATCCACTCTTTCTTTTCCCATCTGTAGGTTAATTTGAAGCCAAAGGTCCCAACAAAACTTGTCTGTGCGGAGCATCTTGAACTGAGGAAAGAGATACTAACCCTGTTAAATCTTCAAAAGCAGGTATTTggcattttaatttataagtgTGTATgctttcaacaatttttttgatcACGAGTTAGGTTTAGCCATAGAGTTCAGACTAATGAACATTTTATGACTGTTTGAATATCATCTAAAGAAAGTGTTCTTTGTGTTGCCTTATGTTTTGTTTCATAATGAAGCATCTCTTGTTAAATGTCATTGTCTAGTGTAGGCAAATCCTGGAGTTGTGTGCTCAAGTGAAGATCGGCTGAGTCTTAGAATTCTGGTTGCTCAGTTGCTCTCACAGAATAGTTTGCCGCATATATCAAATGATTAACAACACATCTCAATCCCAAACAAGTTGAGATTGGCTTTATGAATTCCCACTTTCAGTCAAGCTCAattcatattatcatcatactaaataaaattaatttgaaaaataagttaaatattattgtaataataataataatagaagtTCTTTAACAAGTCTAAAATCCATCCTCAACTAGCTATCAAACAATTACTTAGCAGCAATTGGAAACCATTCAATTTCAATTGATTTGCTGTCAGAGAAGTAAACTATCTAGGAGAAAGAAACACAAGTATATGGCAACAACTAAATATACCCATTGTAGTCTCACAAATTGGAGTTTGGTGAGGGTAAAGTAcacaaaccttacccctacttcagaggtagagaggttgtttttgacaagaccctcggctcaaggaAGAACAATCCAAATCAATCTAGAAAAAAGAGTAACAAAATGACGAGAAACATCAGAtaataagtaaaacaaaactACAATGAAACAATATGATAATCGAGGTACAAGGGATCGACAAATAGTAACAGAAATTGAAGGACAAGAAACTATAAAAGTAATACTGTGACTACTAATATGAACGGACAGGAAGACAATGCATTGATACCTACTATTTTACCATAATGCGTGACCTCTATACCCTCTTATCTAAGGTCATGTCCTCGGTAAGTTGAAATTGTGTCACGTCTTGTCTAATCACCTCTTGCCTATACGTCTTTAGTCTAACTCTACCTCTCCTGAAGTGATTCATACCCTATGTCTCACGCACCTCCACACAGGGGCATTTGTGCATCTCCTCTTCACATGCCCAAACCATTTTAGTCTTTCTTCCTGCATCTTGTCCTCCAGGGAAGAGACTCCTACCCTATCTCAGATATCATTATTCTTAATCTTATATCTCTTAGTATCACCGCACATCCATTGCAACATTGTCATTTCCACAACTTTCATCTTCTGAATGTGAGAGTTCTTGATTGGCTAACACTCTGCTCCATACAACATAGTTGATCTAAATAACTTGCCTTTAAGTTTTTGTGGCAACTTCGTATCACACAAAACTTTAGATGTACCCTTCATCAATACGGTGTCAGTGAATAACATCCTCGTCAATTCCATTTCCTTGGTGGATACTCAAGATACTTAAAATTTCCTCTCTTTTGGATGATTTGTGTATCAAGTTTCAATTTCACGTTAGCTTCACGCATTACGTGACTGAACTTGCACTCAACCTGAACTTTTTAGACTCTTAAGGTTTGTCTCCAAACCTCCAACTTAGCATTAACTCCGCCGCGAGTCTCGTCAATGAGAACTATGTTATCCAAAATAACCTACACCATGGCACCTCACCTTGAATTTTTCATGTTAATGGATCCATCACCAAGGCAAATAAAAAGGGGATATTTGACACAAATATGTCAGATATCCCAAAAAGAGTTTGAGGTTTATCTGACCAATTTGTCTCCTATACTTTTGCAGTATATTATTTTCCATCATTTCTGATTAGATGGACTTCCATTTTCATATCTCTctttcacacacacacatattttGGTTCAAAACCATCTCCCCCCTTCTGTGTATGTATTGTTTTCATGCTTCATTTGCAAGGATAGAGCTTCAATGACGACAGTTTTCACTTCTGTCTTATCAGAAGAAGCCAATGACCCAATTTTGTTAATGCTTGTCTTGAAAATCAGGTACAATACAAGGAGTCAGAAGGCTCATCTTATCGGGAAGGTTCATATTCTGAAACACCTGGTACACCTCCTAAGGTCAGGATGCTGCTTATAACTCTGTAACCAACCTCtttcctttttctaaaaaattatattcgttTTAAGTTTTTGGTGCTCCGCAAGATGAATTAGATAAAGATATCTTTTTGTTTGTGAGTAATGGAGTTGATATCTGCTTGTTGACAGCGTGCGCAACGTGCTACGGACCAAGATAGAACATTCATTCCCGATTCTACAAGTTTTGGAGGTAAGCAAATGACAGAAGTACTTGGGCTGTCTGTTTAAAGGTGTACTCCATTATGATCAAACTGTTCTCTTCGTTTCATTCAAACTCAAATATCATCTTTTGGTGCCAATAATTTTCATGTTCTTTAGGGGAAAGAGCTGGTAAAAAGGACCAGAAACGCAAGGTATGTGTCGTTAGTATTTTTAATGAATCTTCAAATTAATCCAAACAGTTCTTAGAGTCTACTATGTTGATTTGGGGATCCAGGGGCCTGGACGATTATCAGAAGTACCATCTTCACCAGCACAGTCAAAACGGCCTCGCAAGTTAAAAACTTCAGATGGATGAATTGGAAGGTTAGTGCATTGTCCATCTCAATGCCTTCCTTTATTTGGAGTAGTGCTTGGAAATTTAGCCATAGGATGGATAGTACATCTTTTTCTTGCTTAATAGTAAATTTTCTTAATCTCATCTACTCCCGTCTTTCATCTGCTGTGTACTCAGGACTAAAGCTACAAGGAGCTGTATAAGAAGCTGCTTCAAATCAACTTCTTTATCCTGTGTTCTGCGCCTTTTTGAATTTGCTCCACCATGAAAACATGATCCAGCCTTTCAAAACTTCAAATGTGGCTGTCTCATTTGAGTGGCACAAGAATGTTAGATGCCACTCTAATGCCTTTCTATGGAGATCAAGTCCTCCTTTGCATCAGAGTACAGTCCCCGCAGTCTGTATATACATCTGTATCTTATAGTTGTGATTAGCATGTTAACCTCACCTTGCTTACGGTGTCTCTTTGGCATGTCACTAAATTATTGAGCCGTATTGGCTGTTTCTGTATTAACACATCAAAGTAGTTCTGCTTTAGTCGCATTTGGATTGCTTACCAGGAAGGACTGATATGAGTTAACACTGGCACTGCATAGAAGCTGAAACAGATAGTGTAGTGATTGCGAACCATAATATATCCTTTCTATATGTTAAGaattttatgaagttaaattttagtaattttgtttctttgtaATCTATATATAAAGTGATTTTTGGTATGAAGTGGATTCTACCAACCCATACTTCAAAagtttaaacattttttttatagaaaattagtGAAGGttataactttaaaatcttaaacaaaacagaatttttttaaaaaaaaaaaaaaaaaaaagaggttgaGAAAATGGATTATACTAGTTACTCCTCATGAACTACTTCTTCTTGCTTGGTAAGATAGCAAACTACAGGACATgaggaaaaaatttaatttgcaACCATGCCCTACATTATTAATGCGAACAACATAATTGAATTGTAAAAAATACATATAGTGGAGGTGGGAAGAAAACTTGGCCACTTCATCTATATTGTTATTTCTTTACATAGTGAACATGTACTGTAAGTTTGCTCGAAGTGATTGGGAGTATACATCTCTCTTACACAAGAGATAATAGTATTGGCATTAAACTTCACAGTATGTTCAAAAGAAGAACTGTCGCGAAGCAAGCTAGTCCGTGAACACAACATTGAGAATATCGGGGAACTTCTCTTTGATTGCTGCTTTGACTCCTGATCCAATAGACTCAGGCCCAACATACTTCACATTGCAATTGCCTTCCTCAACTGATAAAACTTCCACACTACCACCAAAATTTTTAATGGCAGGTCTTAATATATCTAGGTGAGCATTCACAGCCTGAAAGAACATGAGTTCTTAGTTAAAGACATTTTGAAAATCATCATCTATTAGCAACTGAATTTGCAAATATTCACCTCAGCAGTGGTTTCAACTACTTGCTCATTGTATACTTGGCGAATATCCTTGATGGCTTCTCCAAACTTTTCTTTGAGTACCCTTTCAATCCCCATCTTCATTGTAGTTGTTGCGCTAGGACAACTCTCGCACGCTCCTATATCCATTGCATACAAAATATTAAGCATTTCCAATTATGAATCAAAAAGTTACCATAGATTTAGTTAAGGAGAAATATATGGTGGTTGACTGCCGTTTCTTCTTTTTGCGATTTTGTTGAACAGTTATGTTAGAAAGAACACATTGGCGGATCTCCAGGTTTTGTCAAACATAGgaaaattgaattatatgtaaaattGTAAACCCCATCCACCATTGAAAAGTTTGAACTGTTAGAGAGgacacatttatttatttaggtcaacaacatatcctccacaatTGCAGGCCtaacttttatttctttatgagagagagaaagagagagagagggaattATTTACGAATTATGTctcaataaaaatagtaattatatACACTCCACAAAGAGTATACtctaaaaacaagaaagaaaaccaGAAACCAGAACTTTAAACTTTAAACACATGTTGTGATCTTACAAAGTTCTGCTTAGTCACTCCAGTGAGGTATCCTAGGAGATAGAAAGATAGCGAGAGGCGTGAGGAAATAAAGATCTCTTATCCTATTCTCTTACCTTATTTAGGGGCTACTAAAGCATGTGTAGGCTTTGGAAATATTCAacagaaataagagagaagaatTGGTTGTCAACCAGTATATTATCTGGAAAATATTActtgttaaaaaagaaatttaacaaACATTAATCAATAAATGTCCATTATTCATGAACTCTATTGGCTTACATTATTTGCAAAACATTTTGTGCAAGCTTAGGCTGGGTTGGAATTGTAAGCTCGGAGACTCATTCAGTTCCCTATTGAGGAAAAACAACAACATTCATTATCTAATCTATTAAGTATTTTacagaaaaaaaactaaatcaaattaaGTAGCGGTTGTGGTACAACATAGTTTGGTGCTTCCAACTGCAGTGCCCCGCCCCCTCTTTTTAACTTTTCACTTTGTTTGTCATAGTTTGACTTGCACAAAGTTTAGTGAAGAGAGGAAGACTATTGAAATTTGTGGTCTTAAGTTGCCATAATATTTGTGTGGCTATTAAAACTTCTGAAATTTGTTCTCTTGCCTTAACAATTTTGTGACTACAAAAGCTTAAGGAAATATAGGGATGTCAAATGTATCATTCGTACATATAAGGAAATAGTGCCGAACAAAATGGAAGGGAGGAGTATTATATACTACAAGTCAAAAGTTCAGATGAGACTTGCTTTTAGTTTATAAAATCTCAAACTCGATAAATAGGAACTTCGACACTAGTTTCTTGGGGTATCTCTCTTCAGCACACATAATGTCAACTCTAATCCAGTGCTTACTCAAAACCAAGACTATAGAATCAGGTTATCAGGATAGAAGTACTCTTTTATCCAATTGTTGCTGCATGTATGCATCAGCGGTCATTAAAGTTGTTCACGTACATTCAAGGACGGAGTGGGGAACATAGCCTTCCAGAGATTATACTTTGCCATTCATGTATTTATGCATAAATAAGTCCtcctaaaattttaactttaacttagTAAGCCACTCACAACCCTGAGTGGGAGAATAAAATCCTTGAAACTACCCTCAATGGACTCATTGTGCACTGTTAATTCTCAAAGAGGCCTGAGGCCAGGTTACCCACTTTCTCCCATGTATTTCTTTTAGTTATGGAGGTTGAGTCAGATTATTAAAACTACTGTGAGAAGTGGCTGGAAAAAGGTTTTAAAATGGCGGGTCATTCAGGAAATTCTATAGAAACTTCTCGTAGTCTTTATGCTGATGATACCTTGTTGATGTGTGAGGCTGAAACAGAACAAGTGCTGCACTTGAGGGTGGTTCTGTTGCCTTTCGAAGCAGTAAAAATCAACAAGGCCAAGAGTTCAATTTTTCTCTGAATGTTGACAGTGATATTAATATGCTGGCTGATATCATAAATTGCAAGATTGAGAAGTTCCCTACCCTGTTTGGGACTGCGTATAGGCACTAAATTTTGCGCGGAGTGGTGTAATTGAGAAAGCGTGAAAGTTGACTCCATGGAAGCAACAATACCTATCATTTGGAGGAA is part of the Solanum lycopersicum chromosome 1, SLM_r2.1 genome and harbors:
- the LOC101262045 gene encoding SWR1-complex protein 4 isoform X1, with protein sequence MDAKDILGLPKNGPLMSQEKKSRPQKESQRKPDGISREVYALTGGIAPLMPSIDINQLKKRALSESEKITWQWLPFTSSARKDNLQLYHWVRVVNGVPPTGDYSFAKYNKSVDVIEYTDEEYEKFLSNPSWTKEETDQLFDLCKRFDLRFVIIADRFPSNRTIEELKDRYYSVSRAITIARAPSPADVAGHPLVKQPYNASQEVERKRALSMVLSQTKHQERRDAEVLAAAKRISESRKAAKAAEETELPDVSDAAPEGAEKAGIDVISTSPNAQLPSGIAAPPVSETASTLASLRMLRVYLRTYGLEQMVQAASSSAGLRTIKRVEQTLQDLGVNLKPKVPTKLVCAEHLELRKEILTLLNLQKQVQYKESEGSSYREGSYSETPGTPPKRAQRATDQDRTFIPDSTSFGGERAGKKDQKRKGPGRLSEVPSSPAQSKRPRKLKTSDG
- the LOC101262045 gene encoding SWR1-complex protein 4 isoform X2 yields the protein MDAKDILGLPKNGPLMSQEKKSRPQKESQRKPDGISREVYALTGGIAPLMPSIDINQLKKRALSESEKITWQWLPFTSSARKDNLQLYHWVRVVNGVPPTGDYSFAKYNKSVDVIEYTDEEYEKFLSNPSWTKEETDQLFDLCKRFDLRFVIIADRFPSNRTIEELKDRYYSVSRAITIARAPSPADVAGHPLVKPYNASQEVERKRALSMVLSQTKHQERRDAEVLAAAKRISESRKAAKAAEETELPDVSDAAPEGAEKAGIDVISTSPNAQLPSGIAAPPVSETASTLASLRMLRVYLRTYGLEQMVQAASSSAGLRTIKRVEQTLQDLGVNLKPKVPTKLVCAEHLELRKEILTLLNLQKQVQYKESEGSSYREGSYSETPGTPPKRAQRATDQDRTFIPDSTSFGGERAGKKDQKRKGPGRLSEVPSSPAQSKRPRKLKTSDG